One Flagellimonas sp. CMM7 genomic region harbors:
- a CDS encoding transporter: protein MKIYISAIFMVATIAFYAQETNDESQKWSAGRPDGHAPISVMGDHMHGKGEWMFSYRYMYMNMDELKQGSDDASFDDALANYMVTPTNMPMNMHMLGAMFAPSDKITLMAMFNYLSMEMDHITRMGGTFTTESSGFGDIQLAILYKFFNKNQQTLHGQLGFSIPTGSVTESDVTPASAPNETELPYPMQVGSGTFDPNLSLTYLGQNESISWGSQIRGVFRFGENDREYRYGNRYSLNNWFAIKTSNWLSVSARLEGLIVGEIEGVDPNLNPMMVITADTNNSGGTYINSGIGVNTYISKGALKNLRFGFEFGYPLYQNLNGIQLQTKETLTFGTQYSF, encoded by the coding sequence ATGAAAATATATATATCGGCCATTTTTATGGTGGCCACAATCGCATTTTATGCACAAGAAACTAATGATGAATCTCAAAAATGGTCCGCGGGCAGACCAGATGGACACGCCCCAATTTCCGTCATGGGAGATCATATGCACGGTAAGGGAGAATGGATGTTTTCCTATCGCTATATGTATATGAATATGGATGAGCTTAAACAGGGCAGTGATGATGCTTCTTTTGATGACGCTTTGGCCAATTATATGGTAACCCCTACAAATATGCCCATGAACATGCATATGCTTGGGGCCATGTTTGCGCCAAGTGACAAAATCACCTTAATGGCCATGTTCAATTATCTATCCATGGAAATGGATCATATTACTCGTATGGGTGGAACATTTACTACAGAGTCTAGTGGTTTTGGAGATATTCAACTTGCCATTTTGTATAAATTCTTCAACAAAAACCAACAAACACTACATGGGCAATTAGGATTTTCAATTCCTACCGGAAGTGTTACGGAGAGTGATGTTACTCCGGCTTCAGCACCAAATGAAACTGAATTGCCCTATCCCATGCAAGTAGGCAGTGGTACGTTTGATCCCAACTTGTCATTGACTTATTTAGGTCAAAATGAATCTATTTCTTGGGGAAGTCAAATAAGAGGGGTCTTCCGATTTGGAGAAAATGATAGGGAGTACCGCTATGGCAATCGATACAGTCTAAACAACTGGTTTGCAATTAAAACAAGTAACTGGCTTAGTGTTTCAGCAAGACTGGAAGGTCTTATAGTTGGAGAAATTGAGGGAGTAGACCCAAACCTGAACCCAATGATGGTCATTACGGCAGACACTAACAACTCTGGCGGAACCTATATAAACTCAGGAATTGGAGTAAACACCTATATTTCAAAGGGAGCACTTAAAAACCTTAGGTTTGGATTTGAATTTGGATATCCACTTTATCAAAATCTAAATGGCATTCAATTGCAGACCAAGGAGACCTTAACCTTTGGCACACAATACTCTTTCTAA
- a CDS encoding pitrilysin family protein, whose product MKRHLLSALFVLSAGNFLIAQEVAFEEYDLDNGLHVILHQDNTAPVVTTAVMYHVGSKDEDPSKTGFAHFFEHLLFEGTKNIERGEWDKIVSSNGGSGNANTFLDRTYYYETFPSNSLETGLWLESERLMHPIIGQIGVDTQKEVVQEERRLRVDNSPYGAFFEELLKNLYTKHPYRWGVIGSLDHLASASLDDFKNFNKIYYVPNNAVLVIAGDINMEKTKKMVSDYFGPIPRGAEIKRNIVVEEPIATTIKATYHDPNIQIPAILLAYRTPGQAERDAYVINMISTYLSDGESSKLYKKLVDEKKIALQIFSVPIDAEDYSCYVVGGLPVGENSIQDIKKEIDAEILKVQSELISEKDYQKLQNKFENNFVNANSSIAGIANSLAENYMLRDNTNLINTEIDIYRSITREEIMEVAKKYLKMNQRVELEYLPEQKEAN is encoded by the coding sequence ATGAAAAGACATTTACTATCCGCACTTTTCGTGCTCTCTGCTGGTAATTTTCTTATAGCTCAAGAAGTTGCTTTTGAAGAGTATGATTTGGATAACGGACTACATGTAATCTTACATCAAGACAATACCGCTCCCGTAGTTACCACTGCAGTAATGTACCATGTAGGCTCTAAAGATGAGGACCCCAGTAAAACCGGATTTGCACATTTTTTTGAGCACTTATTGTTTGAAGGGACCAAAAATATAGAAAGAGGGGAATGGGATAAAATAGTTTCCTCGAATGGAGGAAGTGGCAATGCCAATACTTTTCTGGACCGAACATATTACTATGAGACGTTTCCTTCAAATAGTTTAGAAACTGGGTTGTGGTTAGAATCGGAACGATTAATGCATCCCATAATAGGGCAAATTGGTGTGGACACCCAAAAAGAAGTGGTTCAAGAAGAAAGAAGACTGAGGGTAGATAATTCTCCCTACGGTGCTTTTTTTGAGGAACTTCTTAAGAACCTGTATACCAAACACCCATATAGATGGGGCGTAATAGGTTCTCTGGATCACTTGGCCAGCGCAAGCCTTGATGACTTTAAAAATTTCAACAAGATTTACTACGTGCCAAACAATGCCGTTTTGGTCATAGCCGGCGACATCAATATGGAAAAAACAAAAAAAATGGTCTCAGATTATTTTGGCCCGATTCCCAGAGGTGCCGAGATAAAAAGAAACATTGTCGTTGAAGAACCAATTGCAACAACTATAAAGGCCACGTATCACGATCCCAATATTCAGATTCCGGCAATCTTACTTGCCTATAGAACTCCGGGGCAGGCCGAAAGAGATGCCTATGTCATCAATATGATTTCTACTTATTTAAGCGATGGTGAAAGTTCCAAGTTGTATAAAAAATTGGTAGATGAGAAAAAAATAGCACTCCAAATATTTTCGGTGCCCATTGATGCCGAAGATTATAGTTGCTATGTTGTTGGTGGCTTACCTGTAGGGGAGAATTCAATTCAAGACATCAAAAAAGAAATAGATGCAGAAATTCTAAAAGTGCAGTCAGAATTGATTTCAGAAAAAGACTACCAGAAACTTCAGAACAAGTTTGAAAACAACTTTGTAAATGCCAACAGTAGTATCGCGGGAATAGCGAACTCTCTTGCAGAAAATTATATGCTACGTGATAACACCAACCTCATAAACACTGAGATTGATATTTATCGTTCCATCACCCGTGAAGAAATAATGGAAGTTGCGAAAAAATATTTAAAGATGAATCAAAGGGTAGAATTAGAGTATTTACCAGAACAAAAAGAAGCCAATTAA
- the rpmA gene encoding 50S ribosomal protein L27, with protein MAHKKGVGSSKNGRESESKRLGVKIFGGQAAVAGNIIVRQRGTKHNPGENVYAGKDHTLHARVDGLVKFEKKAGGKSFVSIEPFEA; from the coding sequence ATGGCACATAAGAAAGGTGTAGGTAGTTCAAAAAACGGTAGAGAATCAGAATCAAAACGCTTAGGTGTTAAGATATTTGGTGGACAAGCCGCTGTTGCTGGTAACATCATTGTTAGACAACGTGGTACAAAACACAATCCTGGTGAAAATGTTTATGCGGGAAAAGACCATACATTACATGCCAGAGTTGATGGTCTTGTAAAATTTGAAAAGAAGGCTGGTGGAAAATCATTTGTTTCCATTGAACCATTTGAAGCTTAA
- a CDS encoding DMT family transporter: MNEHKRKWIYLIVLSIIWGTSYILIKKGLQGFNPIQLGSIRIVLAALFLFIVGFKSLRTISKKEWFWVGVSGIVGSFIPMFLFAFAETEIDSSIASILNSLVPLFTLFVGLFAFGVGFTRNQLLGVVVGLLGAAFLIFFGTEVNPNQNYWYSGFVIIATICYACNANIIKNKLQDVSPMGIAVGNFAVILVPGIIVLLFSGFLKEEVTTGPYFFSSLGYIVVLCIMGTCVAKVMFNKLVQISTAVFSVSVTYLIPIVGIFWGVLDDEKFTLWQLFAALVILFGVYLVNKKKTPQRTPSSKK, translated from the coding sequence GTGAACGAACACAAAAGAAAGTGGATTTATCTAATTGTGCTGTCCATAATCTGGGGAACATCTTATATATTAATTAAAAAAGGGCTACAGGGTTTTAATCCAATTCAATTAGGTTCCATTCGTATTGTTTTGGCCGCACTTTTTTTGTTCATTGTTGGGTTTAAATCCTTAAGAACTATTTCTAAAAAAGAGTGGTTTTGGGTAGGTGTTTCTGGAATAGTTGGAAGTTTTATCCCCATGTTTTTGTTTGCTTTTGCAGAAACTGAGATAGATAGCAGTATAGCATCAATATTAAATTCGCTGGTTCCACTTTTTACTTTGTTTGTTGGGTTGTTTGCTTTTGGGGTGGGGTTTACGAGAAATCAATTATTGGGTGTTGTAGTTGGATTGTTGGGTGCCGCTTTTCTAATCTTTTTTGGGACGGAAGTGAACCCGAACCAAAATTATTGGTATTCGGGTTTTGTTATTATTGCAACCATTTGTTATGCATGTAATGCAAATATTATAAAGAACAAGTTACAAGATGTATCTCCTATGGGAATCGCAGTTGGAAATTTTGCTGTTATTTTAGTACCTGGAATTATCGTTCTTTTGTTCTCCGGATTTTTGAAAGAAGAGGTTACCACTGGCCCATACTTTTTTAGCTCACTGGGTTATATAGTAGTATTATGCATAATGGGAACCTGTGTTGCTAAGGTTATGTTCAATAAATTGGTTCAGATCTCTACTGCTGTTTTTTCTGTTTCGGTAACATATCTAATTCCCATAGTGGGTATTTTTTGGGGAGTGCTGGATGATGAAAAGTTTACATTATGGCAATTATTTGCAGCACTCGTAATTCTATTCGGAGTTTATTTGGTAAACAAAAAGAAGACGCCACAAAGGACGCCTTCTTCTAAAAAGTAA
- a CDS encoding DUF4199 domain-containing protein: MKNLTLPIRFGIVTSACLMAYFLILSLLGKHTNVFFSLLNGVITGFGIYETIKYTKVRLGKDFSYGKGFVAGITTGFVATLLFTVFFAIYSTELNASFLTELSEVWAKDYANFEGIVFFTVAIMGFATTLVLTLSFMQLFKTSNNPKK; the protein is encoded by the coding sequence ATGAAAAATCTAACGCTACCTATTCGTTTTGGAATTGTCACCAGTGCATGTTTGATGGCTTATTTTTTGATTTTATCCCTTTTAGGGAAACACACCAACGTGTTTTTTAGCTTATTAAATGGAGTGATTACCGGGTTTGGAATTTATGAGACCATTAAATACACCAAGGTAAGACTGGGAAAGGATTTTTCATATGGAAAAGGCTTTGTGGCCGGGATTACAACCGGGTTTGTAGCTACATTGCTCTTTACTGTTTTCTTTGCTATCTATTCCACGGAGTTAAACGCCAGTTTTTTAACTGAACTCTCTGAAGTTTGGGCCAAAGATTACGCCAATTTTGAAGGAATAGTCTTCTTTACAGTCGCCATAATGGGTTTTGCAACCACATTGGTTTTAACACTTTCTTTTATGCAACTCTTCAAAACCTCTAATAATCCTAAAAAATAA
- a CDS encoding phytase produces MYRSIYSLVVVVLFFTSCNTKSTLPPIQPDIITEFTLNDTDDPAIWINPANASKSIVFGTDKETNGAIYAFDLDGKIIEDKTIRNMKRPNNVDIEYGFQLTDSTTTDIMVFTEREKQQIRMFSVPNMKPMDGGGFPVFSDEELLENKLPMGISLYKSPLDSTIYAIVGRKTGPGTGYLYQYTLQADSLGVKAKLVRKFGKFSGQKEIEAIAVDDEKGFIYYSDEGVCIRKYYAEPKKGNEELSCFGGEHFLKDIEGIAIASYPNKEGFIIVSDQQRGQFNIFSRKENVFVKAVNLSTLETDGCEVVTVPLNSTFPNGLFAAMNDEKNFYFYDLGKVLE; encoded by the coding sequence ATGTATAGATCTATTTATTCTTTAGTTGTAGTTGTGCTATTTTTTACATCGTGCAATACAAAAAGTACGTTACCGCCAATTCAACCAGATATCATTACAGAATTTACATTGAACGATACCGATGACCCCGCAATTTGGATCAATCCAGCAAATGCATCAAAAAGTATTGTTTTTGGAACTGATAAGGAAACCAATGGAGCCATCTATGCATTTGATTTGGATGGAAAAATAATCGAGGATAAAACTATCCGAAATATGAAACGGCCTAATAATGTGGATATTGAGTATGGTTTTCAATTAACCGATTCAACCACAACGGATATTATGGTTTTTACTGAACGGGAGAAACAACAAATCAGGATGTTTTCGGTTCCAAACATGAAACCTATGGATGGCGGTGGTTTTCCTGTATTTTCTGATGAAGAATTACTTGAAAATAAATTGCCTATGGGCATTAGTCTGTATAAATCGCCATTGGATTCTACGATTTACGCCATTGTGGGAAGAAAAACAGGCCCTGGTACTGGTTATTTGTATCAATATACATTGCAAGCAGATAGTTTAGGGGTCAAAGCAAAATTGGTTCGGAAATTTGGAAAGTTCAGTGGTCAAAAGGAAATAGAAGCTATTGCTGTTGATGATGAAAAAGGGTTTATATATTATTCAGATGAAGGAGTATGTATCAGAAAATACTATGCAGAACCTAAAAAGGGAAATGAGGAGCTATCATGTTTTGGAGGGGAACATTTTTTGAAGGATATTGAAGGTATTGCTATTGCCTCATATCCAAATAAAGAAGGTTTTATAATTGTCTCCGATCAACAAAGGGGGCAATTCAATATTTTTTCTAGAAAAGAAAATGTATTCGTTAAAGCTGTAAATCTTTCCACGCTTGAAACAGACGGTTGCGAGGTAGTGACCGTTCCATTGAACAGCACTTTTCCAAATGGACTTTTTGCTGCTATGAACGATGAAAAGAACTTTTATTTCTATGATTTAGGAAAGGTTTTAGAGTAA
- the rplU gene encoding 50S ribosomal protein L21 gives MYAIVEMAGQQFKVAKDQKVYVHRLQTEEGKKVTFDKVLLLDDGGNVTVGAPVIEGAAVEAKVVKHLKGDKVIVFKKKRRKGYRVKNGHRQSLTEIVVEGIVAKGAKKAAPAKAKAEKPAAEPKKATAAKTEAPKKEAPKKTAPKKAAEDLSGKTVAELKEMAKAKGIAGISSMKKADLIEALNK, from the coding sequence ATGTACGCAATTGTAGAGATGGCAGGGCAGCAGTTTAAAGTTGCAAAAGACCAGAAAGTGTACGTTCACCGTTTGCAGACAGAAGAAGGTAAAAAAGTAACTTTTGACAAAGTTCTTCTTTTGGATGACGGAGGTAACGTTACTGTTGGCGCCCCAGTCATAGAAGGTGCGGCCGTTGAGGCCAAAGTAGTAAAACACCTTAAAGGTGATAAAGTAATTGTCTTTAAAAAGAAAAGACGTAAAGGATACCGTGTAAAGAACGGACATAGACAATCCTTAACAGAGATTGTTGTTGAAGGTATTGTTGCAAAAGGAGCTAAAAAAGCTGCTCCTGCAAAGGCTAAGGCTGAAAAGCCAGCTGCAGAACCTAAAAAAGCAACGGCGGCTAAAACTGAGGCCCCTAAGAAGGAAGCTCCAAAGAAAACTGCGCCAAAAAAGGCAGCTGAAGATTTGAGTGGTAAAACAGTGGCAGAATTGAAAGAAATGGCAAAAGCAAAAGGTATTGCTGGTATTTCTTCCATGAAAAAAGCTGATTTAATAGAAGCTTTAAACAAATAA
- a CDS encoding TonB-dependent receptor, translating into MKKYIQFFILVFVPLSLFAQTGNIQGTISDENGIYLPGANIVITSLAKGAISNFDGRFTIVDIPEGTYTLKVSYLGYSDIEKEVTINANETTEVSFFIEPKSLELQGVEITAYGLSGQSKALNTQKNNLNITNVVSTDQIGKFPDANIGDAVKRIPGITMQVDQGEARNIIVRGLSPQLNSVTLNGSRVPSAEGDNRNVQMDLIPADMIQTIEVSKAVTPDMDADALGGSVNLITRTSPQGFRVSTTLGSGINFITDKAILNGSFLIGDRSDNGKFGWMLSASFNDNDFGSDNIEAEWTDEFEYYTGVDDIEGEPILDEVDVDPYVNVYEQREYLVQRVRRSFSANMDYKFDANNTVFLKTMYNWRDDRENRFRLEHEILDGEDIQIGDFTITNGVPTRFPVAVKRQSKGGIDNNRNKNRRLEDQRMQNYTLGGDHLWGSLKVDWITSYAKASEERLNERYAEFESEYIISNDVFNPRYPRFSAADASDASDFDSFEYSEITEENQYTEEEDVNVFVNFELPSDLFGQGDGSIKFGARGRFKSKVRDNNFFEFDLEDDFPTLANTPLKDYSDPDYLAGSQYLIGSFASEEWLGALDLVDGESLPEEFLPGNFDVSENVIAGYLMINQKLSDKFSVLAGVRLESTNLESTGNSLTFIEEDQDNGIEESIEVEEVNAENSYTNVLPGVHFKYDVSNSTVLRFAWTNTLARPNYVDLIPRAEIINEDNEIILGNADLEPTTSMNFDVMAEHYFQSVGLLSGGVFYKDIKNFIYTFQGETTDDTFGAGTTGYETFQPLNGDGASVFGLEFAFQRQLDFLPGFARNFSLYLNYTYLSSSADGIRNEDGDEREDIDLPNTAPNMFNGSLAYADKKFSARLSVNFSDSYIDEIGGNEFEDRYYDTQLFIDFNASFQINSNLSFYADLNNITNQPLRYFQGVKERTQQMEFYGQRLTFGLKYDLFKK; encoded by the coding sequence ATGAAAAAATATATACAGTTTTTTATCTTAGTTTTTGTCCCTTTATCCCTTTTTGCTCAAACAGGAAATATTCAAGGAACGATTTCCGATGAAAACGGAATTTACCTCCCTGGAGCCAACATTGTGATAACCTCTTTGGCAAAAGGCGCTATCTCTAATTTTGATGGAAGATTCACAATAGTGGATATTCCTGAGGGCACTTATACCTTGAAAGTATCTTATTTAGGCTATTCAGACATTGAAAAAGAAGTTACTATTAACGCAAATGAAACTACAGAAGTATCATTCTTTATTGAGCCCAAGAGTTTGGAATTGCAAGGTGTTGAGATTACCGCATACGGATTAAGTGGACAATCCAAGGCCCTAAACACACAAAAGAACAACTTAAATATCACCAACGTAGTTTCAACGGATCAAATAGGTAAATTTCCAGATGCAAATATTGGGGATGCCGTTAAAAGGATTCCTGGAATTACCATGCAGGTTGACCAAGGAGAAGCAAGGAACATAATTGTACGTGGACTTTCACCACAATTGAATTCGGTAACCTTAAATGGGAGTCGTGTTCCATCTGCCGAAGGCGATAACAGGAATGTACAGATGGATTTGATTCCTGCAGATATGATTCAAACCATAGAAGTTAGCAAGGCAGTTACCCCTGATATGGACGCAGATGCTTTGGGAGGTTCAGTGAACTTGATAACCAGGACTTCGCCACAAGGCTTTAGAGTTTCAACAACCTTGGGCTCAGGAATAAACTTTATTACTGATAAGGCAATTTTAAACGGTTCTTTTCTAATTGGGGACAGAAGCGACAACGGAAAATTTGGTTGGATGCTCTCGGCTTCCTTTAATGACAATGACTTTGGTTCTGACAATATTGAGGCTGAATGGACAGACGAGTTTGAATATTATACTGGAGTTGATGATATAGAGGGCGAGCCCATTTTAGATGAGGTTGATGTAGATCCATATGTAAACGTTTATGAACAACGTGAATATCTGGTGCAACGTGTACGAAGAAGTTTCTCTGCCAACATGGATTATAAGTTTGATGCCAACAATACTGTTTTCCTAAAGACCATGTACAATTGGAGAGATGATAGAGAAAATAGATTTCGATTAGAACATGAAATTTTAGATGGAGAAGATATACAGATAGGAGACTTCACCATTACCAACGGGGTACCAACAAGATTTCCTGTAGCGGTTAAACGCCAAAGCAAAGGGGGAATAGACAACAACAGAAACAAAAACCGTAGGTTGGAAGACCAACGTATGCAGAATTACACCTTGGGTGGTGACCATCTATGGGGTTCACTAAAAGTAGATTGGATTACCTCTTATGCTAAAGCATCAGAAGAGCGACTGAACGAACGATATGCAGAGTTTGAATCAGAATATATAATTAGCAACGATGTCTTTAATCCAAGATACCCAAGATTCTCAGCAGCGGATGCCAGTGATGCTTCGGATTTTGACAGTTTTGAATACAGCGAAATCACCGAAGAAAACCAATATACAGAAGAAGAGGATGTCAACGTTTTTGTCAATTTCGAACTGCCATCAGATTTGTTTGGTCAAGGAGACGGGAGTATAAAATTTGGCGCCCGTGGAAGATTTAAATCCAAAGTGCGGGACAATAATTTCTTTGAGTTTGATTTAGAAGATGATTTTCCAACATTGGCCAATACTCCATTAAAAGATTATTCAGATCCAGACTATTTGGCCGGTAGCCAATACCTTATTGGATCTTTTGCCAGTGAAGAATGGTTAGGTGCCTTAGACCTAGTGGATGGTGAATCATTGCCAGAGGAATTTTTACCTGGAAATTTTGATGTAAGTGAAAATGTTATTGCGGGTTACCTAATGATAAACCAAAAACTGTCTGATAAGTTTAGTGTGCTTGCGGGCGTACGCTTGGAAAGTACAAATTTGGAGTCCACAGGTAATAGTTTAACGTTTATTGAAGAAGATCAGGATAATGGTATTGAGGAGAGTATAGAGGTAGAAGAAGTAAATGCAGAAAATAGCTATACCAATGTTTTGCCAGGAGTACACTTCAAATATGATGTCTCCAATAGTACTGTTTTACGGTTTGCTTGGACAAATACGTTGGCAAGACCAAATTATGTAGATTTAATTCCAAGGGCTGAAATTATTAATGAGGACAACGAAATTATTCTAGGGAATGCAGATTTGGAACCCACTACCTCAATGAACTTTGATGTAATGGCAGAGCACTACTTTCAAAGTGTGGGATTGCTTTCTGGAGGAGTTTTTTATAAGGATATCAAAAACTTTATCTATACCTTCCAAGGAGAAACAACAGATGATACTTTTGGAGCTGGAACCACGGGTTATGAAACCTTTCAACCTTTGAACGGTGACGGGGCTTCGGTATTTGGATTGGAATTTGCATTTCAGCGTCAGTTGGATTTTCTTCCTGGATTTGCCAGAAACTTTAGCTTATATTTAAACTATACCTATTTATCCTCTTCTGCTGATGGGATTAGAAATGAGGATGGTGATGAGCGTGAGGATATAGATTTGCCAAATACAGCTCCAAACATGTTCAACGGCTCTTTGGCCTATGCGGACAAGAAATTTAGTGCGCGTTTATCTGTGAACTTTTCAGATAGTTATATCGATGAAATTGGAGGTAATGAATTTGAAGACCGGTATTATGATACCCAGCTTTTTATAGATTTTAATGCTTCTTTTCAAATCAATTCCAATCTTAGTTTTTATGCTGATTTGAATAATATCACCAACCAACCATTGCGCTATTTTCAGGGTGTAAAAGAGCGTACACAACAGATGGAATTTTACGGCCAACGATTGACTTTTGGTTTAAAATATGATCTATTCAAAAAATAA
- a CDS encoding pitrilysin family protein, with the protein MKKYIIFSLLSFFMAVSYAQIDRSTPPKAGPAPEINLKEPARFELNNGLKVMVVENHKLPRVSIQLTIDNPPILQGDKAGVSDLTSSLLGKGSKSIPKDDFYEEVDFLGASISIGDQSASASCLSKYFPRILELMTDAALNPNFTQEEFDKEKDRIITGIKSEEKDVSAIATRVQLALAYGKKHPYGEITSEKTVNNVTLADVDKYYRDYFVPANAYLVIIGDVDFDNVKELVTTNFTPWSKAVPPSFSYTKPTDAQYNQINFVDVPNSVQSEVVVQNITELKMKDEDYLDALLANRVLGGGSQARLNMNLREDKGYTYGSYSGIRDNKYSPMRFNAYAQVRNTVTDSSVVQILSEIDRITKEPVTEEELTNAKAKYAGSFVMALENPETIANYALNIETEDLSKDFYKTYLERIEAVSIDDVQKAAQKYFSTSNARVVVTGKGSEVLENLEKVTFNDKAVPVLFYDKYANKTEKPDYNSVIPEGITVEAILEKYMEAIGGKEKLEGVESYAMVAEAEMQGMKLELEMKKTSKDQFMQDVKVMGNSMQKQVLDGDKGYMVAQGQRKDLSPEEIKRVKEESAAFPELNYLAAGNITLEGVESVGDKKAYKLKITDKKSSFYDVETGLKLQEISMEEVQGQQMSNTLGFDNYQEVSGIKFPFKLSQTMGPQNFEFVVKEIKVNEGVTASDFE; encoded by the coding sequence ATGAAAAAGTATATAATTTTTTCTTTACTGTCCTTTTTCATGGCAGTATCATATGCACAAATTGATAGAAGCACACCACCCAAAGCAGGTCCCGCTCCCGAGATAAATTTGAAGGAACCTGCTCGCTTTGAACTAAACAACGGACTCAAGGTTATGGTGGTGGAAAACCATAAGTTACCAAGAGTTTCCATTCAATTGACCATAGACAACCCACCCATTCTACAAGGAGACAAGGCAGGTGTTTCAGATTTAACATCCAGTTTGTTGGGTAAAGGATCCAAGTCTATTCCAAAGGATGATTTTTATGAAGAGGTAGATTTTTTGGGAGCTTCAATAAGTATCGGTGACCAAAGTGCGTCTGCAAGTTGCCTTTCCAAATACTTCCCTAGAATTCTAGAACTTATGACAGATGCAGCGTTAAATCCAAATTTTACTCAAGAGGAGTTCGATAAGGAAAAAGACAGAATTATTACTGGGATAAAATCTGAGGAAAAAGATGTTTCTGCCATTGCAACCAGAGTTCAATTGGCACTGGCGTATGGGAAAAAACATCCTTATGGAGAAATCACCTCTGAAAAAACCGTAAACAACGTTACCCTTGCCGATGTGGACAAATACTACCGAGATTATTTTGTGCCGGCCAATGCTTATTTGGTCATTATTGGTGATGTCGATTTTGACAATGTAAAAGAGCTCGTTACAACTAATTTTACGCCATGGTCAAAAGCAGTCCCTCCATCTTTTAGCTATACCAAACCCACAGATGCTCAATACAATCAAATTAATTTTGTAGATGTTCCCAATTCGGTACAATCAGAAGTTGTGGTGCAAAATATTACTGAATTAAAAATGAAGGATGAAGATTATTTAGATGCTCTTTTAGCCAATAGAGTATTGGGAGGAGGATCACAAGCTAGGTTGAATATGAATCTTCGAGAAGATAAAGGATACACCTACGGCTCTTACTCTGGTATTAGGGACAATAAGTATAGTCCAATGCGATTTAATGCATATGCACAGGTAAGAAACACAGTTACGGATAGTTCAGTAGTTCAAATCCTAAGTGAAATAGATAGAATTACAAAAGAACCTGTTACGGAAGAAGAGCTTACCAATGCAAAGGCCAAATATGCCGGGAGCTTTGTTATGGCATTAGAAAACCCTGAGACCATTGCCAATTATGCTTTGAACATAGAAACTGAAGATTTGTCCAAAGACTTTTACAAAACCTATTTGGAACGAATTGAAGCAGTAAGCATTGATGATGTTCAAAAGGCAGCACAAAAGTATTTCTCCACCTCAAATGCGCGAGTCGTAGTGACTGGAAAAGGAAGCGAAGTCTTGGAAAATCTAGAGAAAGTGACCTTTAATGACAAAGCCGTTCCTGTTTTATTTTATGACAAATATGCAAACAAAACAGAAAAGCCAGATTACAACAGTGTTATCCCTGAAGGAATAACTGTGGAAGCTATTTTGGAAAAGTATATGGAAGCCATTGGAGGAAAAGAAAAATTAGAAGGAGTAGAGTCCTATGCTATGGTGGCTGAAGCAGAAATGCAGGGGATGAAGTTAGAATTGGAAATGAAGAAAACCTCAAAAGACCAATTCATGCAAGATGTAAAGGTCATGGGCAACTCTATGCAGAAGCAGGTTTTGGATGGAGACAAGGGTTATATGGTGGCTCAAGGCCAGCGAAAAGACCTCTCTCCTGAAGAAATTAAAAGAGTAAAAGAAGAGTCTGCGGCCTTTCCAGAGTTGAACTATTTGGCAGCTGGCAATATCACTTTAGAAGGTGTTGAATCAGTAGGTGATAAAAAAGCATACAAACTTAAGATAACCGATAAAAAATCTTCATTCTATGATGTGGAAACCGGCCTTAAGCTGCAAGAAATCAGTATGGAAGAAGTGCAGGGACAGCAAATGTCAAATACACTAGGGTTTGATAACTATCAAGAAGTTTCGGGTATCAAATTCCCTTTCAAGTTATCTCAAACCATGGGGCCTCAAAACTTTGAGTTTGTGGTAAAAGAAATTAAAGTCAATGAAGGTGTCACAGCTTCAGATTTCGAATAA